A part of Streptococcus porcinus genomic DNA contains:
- the pabB gene encoding aminodeoxychorismate synthase component I — protein MHRKTIIDFKELGQRYLFENPLLELVAEELDQVGLVIEQVQYYQQLGYYVVGYLSYEAASFFDKALQTHDVKLGKEYFAYFTVHKKCQKEEFLLDYDNLDLPNRWTSATQKKAYQKAIEIIHSNMRQGNTYQVNYTIQLTQELDLTKSLSIYNKLVVEQAAGYNAYIAHDDFAVISASPELFFKQDGNTLTTKPMKGTTKRGVNSWYDKKEHDWLQADAKNRSENMMIVDLLRNDMGKICQTGSVHVAKLCELEQYSTVWQMTSTVLGKLRPTCDLLTILTALFPCGSITGAPKVSTMAIIKDLEPKPRGVYCGTIGICLPDGCRIFNVPIRTLQLTGNHATYGVGGGITWQSKWEEEYDEVHQKTAVLYRKKQHFTLKTTAKVEQKEIVFLEHHLNRLKEAATYFAYPYDEPTLRKALKIYLEKKDDASYRLTISLSKNGRVELSDQHLKPLPSSFLKAKLTLQDKDVSNSVFTYFKTSYRPHINQKPYEQVFYNKEGQLLETSIGNLFVQLGQNLYTPPVAAGILPGLFRQELLVTGQVQEKWLTLADLQNATAVFGGNTVRGLYRLDLNFLSNTISTNYQ, from the coding sequence ATGCATAGAAAAACAATTATTGATTTCAAAGAGCTTGGTCAACGCTATCTTTTTGAAAACCCACTACTAGAGTTGGTCGCCGAAGAATTAGACCAGGTAGGCCTAGTTATTGAACAAGTTCAGTATTACCAACAACTGGGTTATTATGTGGTGGGCTATCTCAGTTATGAAGCTGCTAGCTTCTTTGACAAAGCCTTACAAACCCACGATGTTAAGTTAGGCAAGGAGTATTTTGCCTATTTTACAGTGCACAAAAAATGCCAAAAGGAAGAGTTCCTACTTGATTACGATAACCTTGACCTTCCTAATCGCTGGACCAGCGCTACTCAGAAAAAAGCTTATCAAAAAGCTATTGAAATTATTCATTCCAACATGCGACAGGGCAATACTTATCAAGTAAACTATACTATTCAATTGACTCAAGAACTTGATTTAACCAAGAGCTTATCAATTTATAACAAACTCGTTGTCGAACAAGCTGCTGGCTACAATGCTTACATTGCCCATGATGATTTTGCAGTCATCTCAGCTAGCCCTGAATTATTTTTTAAACAAGATGGCAATACATTAACCACCAAACCTATGAAAGGTACCACCAAACGTGGTGTTAATAGCTGGTACGACAAAAAAGAACATGACTGGCTTCAGGCTGATGCTAAAAATCGTTCTGAAAATATGATGATTGTCGATTTACTCCGTAATGACATGGGGAAAATCTGCCAAACAGGCAGTGTCCATGTTGCTAAGCTTTGTGAGCTGGAACAATATTCCACAGTCTGGCAAATGACCTCAACCGTCCTAGGTAAACTCAGACCAACTTGTGATCTTTTGACTATTCTTACAGCACTCTTCCCTTGTGGTTCTATTACAGGCGCTCCTAAAGTCTCCACCATGGCCATTATTAAAGACTTAGAACCAAAACCAAGAGGGGTTTACTGTGGAACCATCGGTATTTGCCTACCCGATGGGTGCCGTATTTTTAATGTCCCCATTAGAACTCTCCAACTTACTGGCAATCATGCCACTTATGGTGTTGGTGGCGGTATCACTTGGCAAAGCAAGTGGGAAGAAGAATATGACGAAGTTCATCAAAAAACAGCTGTTCTCTACCGGAAAAAACAACACTTCACCCTAAAGACAACAGCAAAGGTTGAGCAAAAAGAAATTGTCTTCCTTGAGCACCATCTCAATCGTCTCAAAGAAGCAGCTACTTATTTTGCCTATCCTTATGATGAACCGACTTTGCGAAAAGCACTAAAAATCTACTTAGAAAAAAAAGATGATGCCAGCTACCGTTTAACAATTAGCCTATCTAAAAATGGCAGAGTAGAGCTATCTGACCAACACCTAAAACCTTTACCTTCAAGTTTTCTAAAGGCAAAGCTCACCTTACAAGATAAAGACGTGAGTAATTCGGTCTTTACTTACTTTAAAACGAGTTATCGTCCCCATATTAATCAAAAACCTTACGAACAGGTTTTCTACAATAAAGAGGGGCAATTGTTGGAAACCTCTATTGGAAATCTCTTTGTTCAGTTGGGTCAAAACCTCTACACACCACCAGTAGCAGCTGGTATTTTACCAGGTCTTTTCCGCCAAGAGTTACTAGTTACTGGCCAGGTTCAAGAAAAATGGCTGACGCTAGCTGACTTACAAAATGCAACTGCTGTTTTCGGAGGCAATACTGTTCGCGGCCTTTATCGTCTAGACCTCAATTTTTTATCTAATACCATATCAACTAACTACCAGTAA
- a CDS encoding replication-associated recombination protein A, which translates to MRDNLALRMRPKTISEVIGQEHLVGEGKIIRRMVEANMLSSMILYGPPGIGKTSIASAIAGTTKYAFRTFNATTDTKKRLQEIADEAKFSGGLVLLLDEIHRLDKTKQDFLLPLLENGNIIMIGATTENPFFSVTPAIRSRVQIFELEPLSNEAIKQAIAIAISDKERGFSFDIVLDEDALDFIATATNGDLRSAYNSLELAIMSTKEDANGKRHISLETVENSLQRSYITMDKNGDGHYDVLSALQKSIRGSDVNASLHYAARLIEAGDLPSLARRLTVIAYEDIGLANPDAQIHTVTALEAAQKIGFPEARILIANVIIDLALSPKSNSAYLAMDAAINDLKKSGNLPIPRHLRDGHYSGSKELGNAQEYLYPHAYPEKWVKQQYLPDKLIHKNYFVANETGKYERALAANKERIDKL; encoded by the coding sequence ATGCGTGATAATTTGGCGCTACGCATGCGTCCCAAAACTATTTCAGAGGTCATCGGACAAGAACACCTTGTCGGTGAGGGTAAAATCATCCGTCGTATGGTTGAAGCCAATATGCTATCATCTATGATTCTCTACGGTCCTCCCGGAATTGGTAAAACCTCCATTGCTAGTGCGATTGCAGGTACAACCAAGTATGCTTTTCGGACCTTCAATGCCACAACTGACACCAAAAAAAGACTCCAAGAAATCGCCGACGAAGCTAAGTTTTCAGGAGGCTTAGTTCTCCTCCTTGATGAAATTCATCGCCTTGATAAGACCAAGCAGGACTTTCTGCTTCCCCTGCTCGAAAATGGCAATATCATCATGATTGGTGCAACCACCGAAAATCCGTTCTTTTCTGTTACACCCGCTATTCGCAGTCGCGTTCAAATCTTTGAGTTAGAACCTTTAAGTAACGAAGCTATTAAACAAGCTATCGCGATAGCTATCTCTGACAAAGAGCGAGGCTTCTCCTTTGATATTGTGCTAGATGAAGATGCTCTTGACTTTATAGCAACGGCAACCAATGGTGATTTAAGGTCTGCCTATAATTCACTAGAGTTAGCCATCATGTCAACCAAGGAAGATGCCAATGGTAAACGTCATATCTCTCTGGAAACAGTAGAAAATAGTTTACAACGAAGTTATATCACTATGGATAAAAATGGAGATGGACACTATGATGTGTTGTCAGCCTTACAAAAATCCATTCGGGGATCAGATGTCAATGCTAGTTTACACTACGCCGCTAGATTAATTGAAGCTGGTGACTTACCGAGCCTAGCCCGACGTTTAACTGTCATCGCTTATGAAGATATCGGCCTTGCCAATCCAGACGCACAGATTCATACCGTTACAGCACTAGAAGCTGCCCAAAAAATTGGTTTCCCGGAAGCTAGGATTTTAATCGCCAACGTCATTATCGATCTTGCCTTATCACCCAAATCAAACTCAGCTTACCTTGCTATGGATGCTGCTATAAATGACCTGAAAAAGTCAGGCAATCTCCCTATTCCTAGGCATCTTCGCGACGGTCACTATTCCGGAAGCAAAGAACTTGGCAATGCCCAAGAATATCTCTATCCCCATGCCTACCCTGAAAAATGGGTCAAACAACAATACTTACCAGACAAACTAATCCATAAGAACTATTTTGTGGCCAACGAAACTGGAAAGTATGAGCGTGCCTTGGCAGCCAACAAAGAGCGGATTGACAAGCTCTAA
- a CDS encoding HAD hydrolase family protein codes for MQIYDNDGNEANHKKILVFDLDGTIVYNGTNIEPMILEFLLSIQDSYEIIFASARPIRDMLPLLIDFQKNQLIGGNGSMIRKDNNISLVARIPGKAMITILHLIHKLDLDYIVDYSWDYSARIRDINNAILEKLDSGRLAENVNLAPSNVSKVILFNISRGMVANFEEMDCINVLYHEHVHELVITSKGVDKYSALTLLIDRKPYYAFGNDKNDIALLNNSEKGYAIEYSFNHSGNVQDITKNQMIDSLSKLDIFK; via the coding sequence ATGCAGATATATGATAATGACGGAAATGAAGCAAATCATAAAAAAATATTGGTTTTCGATTTAGACGGAACAATTGTATATAATGGAACAAATATTGAACCAATGATATTAGAATTTTTATTAAGTATTCAAGATAGCTATGAGATCATCTTTGCTTCAGCAAGACCTATCCGAGATATGCTTCCTCTATTAATTGATTTTCAAAAAAATCAATTAATTGGTGGAAATGGAAGTATGATACGTAAGGATAATAATATAAGTCTAGTTGCTAGAATACCAGGAAAAGCCATGATAACTATTCTACATTTAATTCATAAGTTAGACCTTGATTACATTGTGGATTATAGTTGGGATTATTCTGCTAGAATAAGAGATATTAATAATGCGATTTTAGAAAAACTGGATAGTGGTAGGTTAGCAGAGAATGTAAATTTGGCACCATCAAATGTTAGTAAAGTTATCTTGTTTAATATTTCAAGAGGCATGGTAGCGAATTTTGAAGAAATGGATTGTATTAATGTTTTATATCATGAACATGTTCATGAACTCGTAATAACAAGTAAAGGTGTAGATAAGTACTCAGCGTTAACTTTGTTAATTGACAGGAAGCCATATTATGCTTTCGGAAATGATAAAAATGATATTGCTTTATTGAATAACTCTGAGAAAGGATATGCTATTGAATACTCTTTTAACCACTCAGGAAATGTTCAAGATATAACAAAGAATCAGATGATAGACTCTCTCTCTAAACTTGACATATTTAAATAA
- a CDS encoding CPBP family intramembrane glutamic endopeptidase gives MALFLGAFFWGVVIGLIFRTSEAITLSVMIGGGLTSFFTLWYGYCYKNKWTLADLGFHKGEHSLWNLIWWVPITFIFSISGSVLLSFFLGVSHNTVEGGVNSGTMHLGWGAVVAMELTVGILIPFVEEIIFRRFLFDWFKLYFPTWLAATAVVILFAGMHVISAVVIYVLFLGISLMLSRIWFQNLTAPWIIHMINNSIVVLFATLG, from the coding sequence TTGGCATTATTTCTAGGAGCGTTTTTTTGGGGAGTAGTCATAGGTCTAATTTTTAGAACTTCAGAGGCGATTACTCTATCTGTAATGATTGGCGGAGGTTTGACTAGTTTTTTTACTCTATGGTATGGGTATTGCTATAAAAACAAGTGGACTTTAGCAGATTTAGGCTTTCACAAAGGAGAGCATTCTTTATGGAACTTGATTTGGTGGGTTCCGATAACTTTTATTTTTTCAATTAGTGGTTCAGTCTTATTGTCATTTTTTTTAGGCGTTTCTCATAACACTGTCGAAGGTGGGGTAAATAGTGGAACAATGCATCTAGGGTGGGGAGCAGTTGTGGCGATGGAGCTAACTGTAGGAATTTTGATCCCCTTTGTTGAAGAAATCATTTTTAGACGATTTTTATTTGATTGGTTCAAATTATACTTTCCCACATGGCTTGCTGCTACTGCCGTAGTTATACTATTTGCAGGGATGCATGTTATTTCGGCAGTAGTCATTTATGTTTTATTTTTAGGGATTTCACTAATGCTTTCTCGTATTTGGTTTCAAAATCTGACTGCGCCGTGGATTATTCACATGATAAATAATTCAATAGTGGTTTTATTCGCAACGCTCGGATAA
- a CDS encoding aminodeoxychorismate/anthranilate synthase component II encodes MILLIDNYDSFTYNLAQYLSEFDETIVLYNQDPHLYEMAKKSDALVFSPGPGWPNKANQMPKLIKEFYQIKPILGICLGHQAIAETLGGTLRLAKQVMHGRQSKIHVQGSNSLFHSLPQELTVMRYHSIVVETLPQDFIITARDCEDHEIMAFEHCSLPLFGLQFHPESIGTPDGMTMIANFIASIRH; translated from the coding sequence ATGATACTCTTAATTGATAATTACGATTCATTTACCTACAATCTTGCCCAATATTTAAGTGAATTCGATGAGACTATTGTTTTGTACAATCAAGACCCACATTTATATGAAATGGCAAAAAAATCAGATGCTTTAGTCTTCTCCCCTGGTCCTGGCTGGCCCAATAAAGCTAACCAAATGCCAAAACTTATCAAAGAGTTTTACCAAATAAAACCCATTTTAGGTATTTGTCTAGGACACCAAGCTATCGCCGAAACCCTAGGAGGAACGTTACGCTTAGCCAAACAAGTCATGCACGGGAGACAAAGCAAAATTCACGTTCAAGGCTCTAACAGTCTTTTTCACTCTCTTCCACAGGAACTAACTGTTATGCGTTACCATTCTATCGTCGTGGAGACATTACCCCAAGACTTTATCATTACTGCTAGAGATTGCGAAGATCATGAAATTATGGCTTTTGAACATTGTAGTCTACCTCTTTTTGGACTACAGTTCCACCCTGAAAGTATCGGAACTCCTGATGGCATGACCATGATTGCTAACTTCATTGCAAGCATTCGTCATTAA
- a CDS encoding ATP-binding cassette domain-containing protein, whose amino-acid sequence MTEILLRIKNLSITFTQYGPYLKPSRSTPIESLNLDIKKGELLAIIGASGSGKSLLAHAIMDILPKNAEVTGDILYRDQPLTAQRIRQLRGNDITLIPQSVNYLDPSMKVKHQVRLGISESPKEKQIKLFQQFGLKASDGDLYPFQLSGGMLRRVLFTTCVSDSVSLIIADEPTPGLHPDALQMVLKQLRAFADQGISVIFITHDIVAATQIADRITVFKEGKAIETAPANFFSGNGNQLQTEFARSLWLSLPQQDFLKGV is encoded by the coding sequence ATGACAGAGATATTACTACGTATTAAGAACCTCTCCATCACTTTTACTCAGTATGGACCCTATTTAAAACCATCTCGCTCAACACCTATAGAATCCTTAAATTTGGATATCAAAAAGGGAGAACTCTTAGCTATTATTGGAGCTAGTGGCTCAGGAAAAAGTTTATTGGCACACGCTATCATGGATATCCTTCCTAAAAATGCAGAAGTTACAGGCGATATTCTCTACCGTGACCAACCATTGACTGCTCAACGTATCAGGCAGTTACGTGGAAATGATATTACCTTGATTCCGCAGTCGGTGAATTATTTAGACCCATCAATGAAAGTCAAGCACCAGGTGCGACTGGGTATTTCAGAAAGCCCTAAGGAAAAGCAAATCAAATTATTTCAACAATTTGGCTTGAAAGCAAGCGATGGGGACCTATATCCTTTCCAACTTTCTGGTGGTATGTTGCGACGTGTCTTGTTTACAACATGTGTGAGTGACTCAGTTTCTTTGATTATAGCTGATGAACCAACCCCCGGACTTCATCCAGATGCTCTACAAATGGTTTTAAAGCAATTACGCGCTTTTGCAGATCAAGGTATTAGTGTAATATTTATTACTCATGATATTGTAGCGGCTACACAAATTGCTGATCGTATTACTGTTTTTAAAGAGGGTAAGGCTATTGAAACAGCTCCAGCTAACTTTTTTAGTGGCAATGGTAACCAGCTCCAAACGGAATTTGCCAGAAGCCTGTGGCTTTCACTTCCCCAGCAAGATTTTTTGAAAGGAGTATAG
- a CDS encoding ABC transporter ATP-binding protein translates to MSLEVKKLGFYHDNEPWLFKDIDLVVEPGQILGIFGQSGCGKTSLSRVIAGFLQSKAGYVLVDGQPLPQKGFRPVQLIQQHPEKTLNPLWPMKKSLEEAYKPQRSLLEAFGIQEQWFNRRPSELSGGELQRFSIVRSLHPSTKYLIADEMTTMLDSITQASVWKNLLGIVKERNIGLIVISHDFAMLEKLCDQCYLIEENRFLYNIANYEVVQS, encoded by the coding sequence ATGAGTTTAGAAGTTAAAAAGCTTGGCTTTTATCATGACAATGAGCCGTGGCTTTTTAAGGACATTGATTTGGTAGTAGAGCCTGGTCAAATATTAGGAATTTTTGGACAAAGTGGTTGTGGTAAAACAAGTTTATCAAGGGTAATAGCAGGTTTTTTGCAATCTAAAGCAGGCTATGTTTTAGTTGATGGTCAGCCTTTACCGCAAAAAGGATTTAGGCCTGTTCAACTTATTCAACAACATCCAGAAAAAACGCTAAATCCATTATGGCCAATGAAAAAGAGTTTAGAGGAAGCATATAAGCCTCAACGATCCTTACTAGAGGCTTTTGGAATTCAAGAGCAATGGTTTAATCGTCGACCTAGTGAACTTTCTGGGGGGGAGCTCCAGCGCTTTTCTATTGTTCGTTCCTTACATCCCAGTACAAAATACCTTATTGCTGATGAAATGACTACCATGCTAGATAGTATTACACAAGCTAGTGTATGGAAGAATTTGCTAGGTATTGTTAAAGAGCGAAACATAGGTCTCATCGTTATTAGCCATGATTTTGCCATGTTAGAAAAACTTTGTGATCAGTGTTACTTGATTGAAGAAAATCGTTTTCTGTACAATATTGCTAATTATGAGGTAGTGCAAAGTTAA
- a CDS encoding ABC transporter permease produces MKHITTVVIWKIIRCFTLILGVSVFTFILLKQSPVDPVMASVNYDTSLTPLQYKAIAHHYGLDKPAPVQYLIWLKNFLQGHLGHSLVYRQPVIDIIKSRAGASFVLMGLSWLLSGLIGFTLGALSAFCHGRLLDRIIRWFSYLQISVPTFWIGLLFLLVFSVQLGWFPIGISSPIGTLSQDITVIDRIRHLILPVFTLSILGIANVTLHTRGKMLAVLSSEYVLFAKARGETDWQIFKYHCLRNAIVPAITLHFSYFGELFGGSVLAEQVFSYPGLGSTLTEAGLKSDTPLLLAIVMIGTIFVFTGNLIADILTSLINPQLRRKACQ; encoded by the coding sequence GTGAAACACATTACTACTGTTGTCATCTGGAAAATTATCAGATGCTTCACACTAATTTTGGGGGTATCTGTTTTTACTTTTATTTTGTTAAAACAATCTCCAGTTGATCCTGTCATGGCAAGTGTCAATTATGACACGTCATTGACCCCTCTTCAATACAAAGCGATTGCTCATCATTATGGCTTAGACAAGCCAGCTCCGGTTCAGTATTTGATCTGGCTAAAAAACTTTTTGCAAGGTCATTTAGGTCATTCGCTTGTTTATCGCCAACCAGTCATTGATATTATCAAATCACGCGCAGGAGCTTCTTTTGTACTTATGGGACTATCTTGGCTTCTATCAGGACTTATTGGTTTTACCTTAGGTGCTTTATCAGCTTTTTGCCACGGTAGGTTACTTGACCGTATCATTAGATGGTTTTCCTACCTTCAGATTTCTGTACCAACTTTTTGGATTGGACTCCTTTTCTTATTAGTCTTCTCTGTGCAATTAGGCTGGTTTCCAATAGGTATTTCATCGCCAATAGGGACTTTAAGCCAAGATATTACAGTAATTGATCGCATTAGGCATCTCATTTTACCTGTTTTCACTCTGAGTATTTTAGGAATCGCCAATGTTACCCTTCATACTAGGGGGAAGATGCTAGCTGTGCTTTCTAGTGAGTATGTTTTATTTGCAAAGGCGCGTGGAGAAACTGATTGGCAAATTTTTAAATACCATTGTTTAAGGAATGCTATTGTACCAGCGATTACCCTTCATTTTTCATATTTTGGAGAATTATTTGGTGGCTCTGTACTTGCTGAGCAAGTTTTTTCATATCCTGGTTTGGGATCAACTCTTACCGAAGCAGGACTTAAGAGTGATACGCCGCTTCTTCTTGCTATCGTGATGATAGGAACAATCTTTGTTTTTACTGGTAATCTTATTGCTGATATCTTAACTAGTCTAATCAATCCACAATTGAGGAGAAAAGCATGTCAATAG
- a CDS encoding GNAT family N-acetyltransferase: MSIKLKEVNLQSSQYCINQACELIKKFWKEHSDSVQTDEESMDDFKEWQSKGNFFYLVQFQNQYIGFARLGNRGAKIDWLEDLFIDEKFQNRGLGTQVITILENKVKQYSESLYLEVASRNLKAMKLYRELGFECLNSVTIRKDFQKENFEVIESQKISDFQFDIKKYNK, encoded by the coding sequence ATGTCAATTAAACTAAAAGAAGTGAACCTTCAATCTAGTCAATATTGTATTAATCAGGCTTGTGAACTTATTAAAAAATTTTGGAAAGAGCACAGTGATAGTGTTCAAACGGATGAAGAATCTATGGATGACTTCAAAGAATGGCAAAGTAAAGGAAACTTTTTTTACTTAGTTCAATTTCAAAATCAGTACATTGGTTTTGCGAGATTAGGAAATAGAGGTGCTAAAATTGATTGGCTAGAAGATCTGTTTATAGATGAAAAATTTCAAAATAGAGGCCTAGGTACACAAGTCATCACTATATTAGAAAATAAAGTAAAACAATACTCGGAATCTTTGTATCTAGAAGTGGCTTCAAGGAATTTGAAAGCAATGAAATTATATAGGGAGTTAGGCTTTGAGTGTCTTAACTCAGTCACCATTCGTAAAGATTTTCAAAAAGAAAATTTTGAAGTAATAGAAAGTCAAAAAATTTCAGATTTTCAATTTGACATCAAAAAGTATAACAAATAA
- a CDS encoding response regulator, with protein MTFKICIIEDDLDLANLIKEHLLKYDFEVVNCEDFKQIEKFIEENCPSLILLDINIPYYDGFYWCNEIRKSTLSPIIFMSARIEDYDQIRAIVSGGDDYLTKPFSFDLLVAKINSQLRRAYGEYSTIEYIM; from the coding sequence ATGACGTTTAAGATTTGTATTATTGAAGATGATTTAGATTTAGCAAATTTAATAAAAGAACATTTACTAAAATATGACTTTGAGGTTGTAAATTGTGAAGACTTTAAACAGATCGAAAAATTTATCGAGGAAAATTGTCCGTCGCTCATCTTATTAGATATCAATATACCTTATTATGATGGATTTTACTGGTGTAATGAAATTAGAAAGAGTACTTTATCACCGATTATTTTTATGTCAGCAAGAATAGAGGATTATGACCAGATTAGAGCCATAGTGAGCGGTGGTGATGATTATTTAACGAAGCCCTTCTCTTTTGATTTATTAGTGGCCAAGATAAATTCACAACTAAGACGAGCTTATGGAGAATATTCAACTATAGAATATATTATGTAA
- a CDS encoding ABC transporter permease yields MSIERRTLVLGQLGLSISLILSILVLNFYFSRTPLQTNATLRNLAPSLDYLFGTDGLGRDMFVRTIKGLYFSLQVGLLGALMGVFLATFFGMLAGLGSNLVDKGIAWLIDLFIGMPHLIFMILISFVVGKGAQGVIIATAITHWPSLARLIRNEVYHFKNKEFVQLSKGMGKTPYYIVWNHILPLIASQIFIGFILLFPHVILHEASMTFLGFGLSAEQPSVGIILSEAAKHISLGNWWLVIFPGLYLILLVNAFDTIGESLKKLFYPQTDYF; encoded by the coding sequence ATGTCAATAGAACGTCGAACTCTTGTTTTAGGGCAGCTAGGTCTGTCCATTTCCCTTATTCTTAGTATCTTAGTCTTAAATTTTTATTTTTCTCGGACCCCCTTACAAACTAATGCAACTTTACGAAATCTAGCTCCTTCTTTAGATTACCTTTTTGGGACAGATGGTTTAGGAAGAGATATGTTTGTTAGAACAATAAAAGGACTCTATTTTTCTTTGCAAGTTGGTTTGTTAGGTGCACTAATGGGTGTTTTTTTAGCAACATTTTTTGGTATGCTTGCTGGTTTAGGAAGCAATTTAGTTGATAAAGGTATTGCCTGGCTAATTGATTTATTTATCGGGATGCCTCATTTAATTTTTATGATTCTCATTTCTTTTGTTGTTGGGAAAGGCGCACAAGGTGTTATTATTGCAACGGCTATTACCCACTGGCCTTCACTAGCAAGGCTTATTCGGAATGAAGTCTATCACTTTAAGAACAAGGAATTTGTACAACTCTCTAAAGGAATGGGCAAAACACCTTATTATATTGTCTGGAATCATATCTTACCCTTAATAGCTTCTCAAATATTTATTGGTTTTATCCTTTTATTTCCCCATGTAATCCTTCATGAAGCATCAATGACCTTCTTAGGGTTTGGTCTGTCTGCGGAACAACCTTCGGTGGGTATTATTCTTTCAGAGGCAGCTAAACACATTTCGTTGGGAAATTGGTGGCTAGTTATTTTTCCTGGGCTTTATTTGATTCTCCTTGTCAATGCCTTTGATACTATTGGAGAGTCGTTGAAGAAACTCTTTTACCCTCAAACTGATTACTTTTAG